In a single window of the Flavobacterium sp. W4I14 genome:
- a CDS encoding hypothetical protein (product_source=Hypo-rule applied): MKNQKLPAENFSFEGNCAARTVQPEKFVRPD, from the coding sequence ATGAAAAACCAAAAACTGCCGGCTGAAAATTTTTCTTTTGAAGGCAATTGTGCGGCCAGAACAGTGCAGCCCGAAAAATTTGTTAGGCCGGATTAG
- a CDS encoding PadR family transcriptional regulator PadR (product_source=KO:K10947; cath_funfam=1.10.10.10; cog=COG1695; ko=KO:K10947; pfam=PF03551; superfamily=46785), whose amino-acid sequence MIAENTQTQMRKGILEYCVLSIISRGEIYASDIIAELRTAKLLVVEGTLYPLLTRLKNNGLLSYNWVESTSGPPRKYYTLTEDGRGILSQLDQTWQELAYAVGISQKGANS is encoded by the coding sequence ATGATAGCAGAAAACACGCAAACACAAATGCGGAAGGGAATTCTGGAGTACTGTGTTTTATCAATCATCTCACGGGGCGAAATATATGCTTCGGATATCATTGCCGAATTAAGGACGGCGAAGCTATTGGTGGTTGAGGGTACATTATATCCATTATTAACGAGGCTTAAAAACAATGGTTTATTAAGCTACAACTGGGTAGAATCTACCTCGGGCCCACCGCGTAAATATTATACCTTAACCGAAGATGGTCGGGGCATTTTATCACAACTAGATCAAACCTGGCAGGAGCTGGCTTATGCTGTAGGTATTTCACAAAAAGGAGCCAATT